The Etheostoma cragini isolate CJK2018 chromosome 15, CSU_Ecrag_1.0, whole genome shotgun sequence genome window below encodes:
- the LOC117957393 gene encoding centriolar coiled-coil protein of 110 kDa-like isoform X2 produces MCGCPEMESYEDFCLRSLAIPQEGGKFKKTAFEPQWSLKALSVIRFHGRAVLSPLLSAEQRSEMCDHRRRAVQLELDRQNQQNNNLLARVQDKLDQAQAHAVPSEDVVKMPVSKSATVSGYTLVIDSPGLPRIPGFGLQTNDEPATTCSETPILNGCKVVEDVVVERGEKSEEEEEEDEDISLDSLLKRSREYVKKERSQQGSKIIHTVTRNPPLETVSDTENKSNSPIGDTGVEFGFSLHHSPIGQPQTHIQHQTLYDHSPQQSGCLSPSLPDQFARLPSPESSISPHVQRRRPRPFSTGNIHISFPIGPADLIPQSPRRSGESAGMADWGAGLSGAVKSPDHWGSAGFESSGGVSRSGNYRASHCGTSPVQEICSPGSASGLSPKGHHDYLAAGFRRRCHTLDNQLHSNHSGVEHIDRSQERVPRFMAGVTWKAPSWRTPAAPLNQSFEVDSLSPSLLRPRMSPDMAQVTLKMKPEDTQGTNNGQITPTVLVRNAAEAQASKTEETQRRAHALEDMQRRLEEEHVFQMSLLLAEQEKEQQRLRLELEETESRLGEHGGVRLLSGDVCGWNCRSVSDSRPVGSPSCPGLSPAHTHTSERSPGHSKGFPSPECSVVASPSVQPPVYLWGPTWAVSKPRARLSLTSEQQRAFCRINAIIRGFLTRSLLKTEKVRHLRQTILDTQEFIRTFQTEAPQKRGLCSAQDRSLQGRVRAQLRAALYDIHDIFFEMPLGDRLSLLQQDRELRAERKLREMEKAKCPKERVVLSVATQRSMDRKKRVGQSPAQARKMQQKPKSPTTNRVPKPSQGQHSPVPGQLNRQGSWYRKTPEERVRRSDSLKKQHSLG; encoded by the exons TTGAGTGCAGAGCAGCGCAGTGAGATGTGTGACCACAGGCGGAGAGCGGTGCAGCTGGAGTTGGACAGGCAGAACCAGCAGAATAACAACCTTTTGGCTCGGGTTCAGGACAAACTGGACCAAGCTCAG GCACATGCAGTACCAAGTGAAGATGTTGTAAAGATGCCAGTTTCTAAATCTGCAACAGTCAGTGGCTACACCCTGGTCATTGACTCTCCTGGACTTCCCAGAATCCCTGGGTTTGGGCTTCAGACAAATGATGAGCCAGCCACTACGTGCTCTGAGACCCCCATCCTCAATGGCTGCAAGGTAGTGGAGGATGTTGTGGtggagaggggagagaaaagtgaggaggaagaggaggaggacgaggacaTAAGTTTGGACAGTCTTCTTAAGAGATCAAGGGAATATGTGAAGAAAGAGCGGAGTCAGCAGGGGTCAAAAATCATCCACACAGTCACGAGGAATCCACCGCTGGAGACCGTCTCTGACACGGAGAATAAGAGCAACAGTCCCATAGGGGACACAGGCGTTGAGTTTGGGTTCAGTCTGCACCATAGCCCTATTGGCCAACCTCAGACCCACATCCAGCACCAGACTCTGTACGACCACAGTCCTCAACAGTCTGGCTGCCTCTCTCCTAGTCTACCTGACCAGTTTGCTCGTCTCCCCAGTCCGGAGTCCAGCATTAGTCCCCATGTACAGAGACGCAGACCCCGTCCATTTTCTACAGGGAATATCCATATTTCATTTCCCATCGGCCCAGCAGACCTAATTCCCCAAAGTCCAAGAAGGTCAGGGGAAAGTGCTGGCATGGCAGACTGGGGAGCAGGTCTCTCAGGGGCTGTAAAGTCTCCCGATCACTGGGGCTCTGCGGGCTTTGAAAGCAGTGGTGGTGTAAGCAGGAGTGGCAATTATCGAGCAAGTCACTGTGGTACCAGTCCAGTGCAGGAGATCTGTAGCCCCGGTAGTGCCTCAGGGCTTAGCCCGAAGGGACACCATGACTATCTGGCCGCAGGATTTCGCCGGCGCTGCCACACCCTGGATAACCAGCTGCATAGCAACCACTCTGGAGTTGAGCACATAGACCGCAGTCAGGAAAGGGTTCCTCGCTTCATGGCAGGAGTGACATGGAAGGCTCCAAGTTGGCGCACCCCTGCAGCCCCCTTAAACCAGTCGTTTGAGGTAGATAGTCTCTCGCCATCTCTGCTGAGGCCCCGCATGTCTCCTGACATGGCTCAGGTCACACTCAAGATGAAGCCTGAAGACACTCAAGGGACAAACAATGGACAGATTACACCAACTGTCCTGGTCAGAAATGCAGCTGAGGCACAGGCCAGCAAGACAG AGGAGACCCAGAGGCGAGCACACGCTCTGGAGGACATGCAGAGGCGTCTGGAGGAGGAGCATGTCTTTCAGATGTCTCTGCTCTTGGCTGAGCAGGAGAAAGAGCAACAGCGCCTTCGTCTG gagctggaggagacagagagtAGACTGGGGGAGCATGGGGGTGTGCGGCTTTTGAGTGGGGATGTTTGTGGGTGGAACTGTAGGTCTGTGAGTGACAGCCGTCCTGTTGGGAGCCCTTCCTGCCCGGGACTAAgccctgcccacacacacacatctgagcGATCACCTGGACACAGTAAAG GTTTTCCCAGTCCTGAATGTTCCGTTGTAGCCTCTCCCTCCGTCCAGCCTCCCGTCTATCTGTGGGGGCCCACATGGGCAGTTAGCAAACCTCGAGCAAGGCTAAGTCTG ACATCAGAGCAACAGAGAGCGTTCTGTCGTATCAACGCAATCATTCGCGGCTTTCTCACTCGCAGTCTACTCAAAACAGAGAAGGTCAGACACCTGCGCCAGACTATCCTG GATACACAGGAATTCATCCGTACATTTCAGACTGAAGCTCCACAGAAGAGAGGCCTCTGCTCAGCACAAGATCGCTCCCTGCAGGGCAGAGTTAGAgcccag TTACGTGCGGCCCTTTATGACATCCACGACATCTTCTTTGAAATGCCTCTGGGGGATCGATTATCATTACTGCAGCAGGACAGGGAGCTCCGAGCAGAGAGGAAGCTGCGAGAAATG GAAAAAGCCAAGTGCCCCAAGGAGAGAGTTGTTCTGTCTGTCGCCACACAAAGGTCTATGGACAGGAAAAAGAG GGTTGGTCAATCCCCAGCACAGGCTAGGAAGATGCAGCAGAAGCCAAAGAGCCCAACTACCAACAG agTCCCGAAGCCAAGCCAAGGCCAACATTCTCCTGTTCCAGGCCAGCTGAACCGCCAGGG GAGCTGGTACAGAAAGACCCCAGAGGAGAGAGTGAGGCGCTCAGACAGCCTGAAGAAGCAGCACTCCCTGGGTTAA
- the LOC117957393 gene encoding centriolar coiled-coil protein of 110 kDa-like isoform X1, with protein MCGCPEMESYEDFCLRSLAIPQEGGKFKKTAFEPQWSLKALSVIRFHGRAVLSPLLSAEQRSEMCDHRRRAVQLELDRQNQQNNNLLARVQDKLDQAQAHAVPSEDVVKMPVSKSATVSGYTLVIDSPGLPRIPGFGLQTNDEPATTCSETPILNGCKVVEDVVVERGEKSEEEEEEDEDISLDSLLKRSREYVKKERSQQGSKIIHTVTRNPPLETVSDTENKSNSPIGDTGVEFGFSLHHSPIGQPQTHIQHQTLYDHSPQQSGCLSPSLPDQFARLPSPESSISPHVQRRRPRPFSTGNIHISFPIGPADLIPQSPRRSGESAGMADWGAGLSGAVKSPDHWGSAGFESSGGVSRSGNYRASHCGTSPVQEICSPGSASGLSPKGHHDYLAAGFRRRCHTLDNQLHSNHSGVEHIDRSQERVPRFMAGVTWKAPSWRTPAAPLNQSFEVDSLSPSLLRPRMSPDMAQVTLKMKPEDTQGTNNGQITPTVLVRNAAEAQASKTEETQRRAHALEDMQRRLEEEHVFQMSLLLAEQEKEQQRLRLELEETESRLGEHGGVRLLSGDVCGWNCRSVSDSRPVGSPSCPGLSPAHTHTSERSPGHSKGFPSPECSVVASPSVQPPVYLWGPTWAVSKPRARLSLVLQTSEQQRAFCRINAIIRGFLTRSLLKTEKVRHLRQTILDTQEFIRTFQTEAPQKRGLCSAQDRSLQGRVRAQLRAALYDIHDIFFEMPLGDRLSLLQQDRELRAERKLREMEKAKCPKERVVLSVATQRSMDRKKRVGQSPAQARKMQQKPKSPTTNRVPKPSQGQHSPVPGQLNRQGSWYRKTPEERVRRSDSLKKQHSLG; from the exons TTGAGTGCAGAGCAGCGCAGTGAGATGTGTGACCACAGGCGGAGAGCGGTGCAGCTGGAGTTGGACAGGCAGAACCAGCAGAATAACAACCTTTTGGCTCGGGTTCAGGACAAACTGGACCAAGCTCAG GCACATGCAGTACCAAGTGAAGATGTTGTAAAGATGCCAGTTTCTAAATCTGCAACAGTCAGTGGCTACACCCTGGTCATTGACTCTCCTGGACTTCCCAGAATCCCTGGGTTTGGGCTTCAGACAAATGATGAGCCAGCCACTACGTGCTCTGAGACCCCCATCCTCAATGGCTGCAAGGTAGTGGAGGATGTTGTGGtggagaggggagagaaaagtgaggaggaagaggaggaggacgaggacaTAAGTTTGGACAGTCTTCTTAAGAGATCAAGGGAATATGTGAAGAAAGAGCGGAGTCAGCAGGGGTCAAAAATCATCCACACAGTCACGAGGAATCCACCGCTGGAGACCGTCTCTGACACGGAGAATAAGAGCAACAGTCCCATAGGGGACACAGGCGTTGAGTTTGGGTTCAGTCTGCACCATAGCCCTATTGGCCAACCTCAGACCCACATCCAGCACCAGACTCTGTACGACCACAGTCCTCAACAGTCTGGCTGCCTCTCTCCTAGTCTACCTGACCAGTTTGCTCGTCTCCCCAGTCCGGAGTCCAGCATTAGTCCCCATGTACAGAGACGCAGACCCCGTCCATTTTCTACAGGGAATATCCATATTTCATTTCCCATCGGCCCAGCAGACCTAATTCCCCAAAGTCCAAGAAGGTCAGGGGAAAGTGCTGGCATGGCAGACTGGGGAGCAGGTCTCTCAGGGGCTGTAAAGTCTCCCGATCACTGGGGCTCTGCGGGCTTTGAAAGCAGTGGTGGTGTAAGCAGGAGTGGCAATTATCGAGCAAGTCACTGTGGTACCAGTCCAGTGCAGGAGATCTGTAGCCCCGGTAGTGCCTCAGGGCTTAGCCCGAAGGGACACCATGACTATCTGGCCGCAGGATTTCGCCGGCGCTGCCACACCCTGGATAACCAGCTGCATAGCAACCACTCTGGAGTTGAGCACATAGACCGCAGTCAGGAAAGGGTTCCTCGCTTCATGGCAGGAGTGACATGGAAGGCTCCAAGTTGGCGCACCCCTGCAGCCCCCTTAAACCAGTCGTTTGAGGTAGATAGTCTCTCGCCATCTCTGCTGAGGCCCCGCATGTCTCCTGACATGGCTCAGGTCACACTCAAGATGAAGCCTGAAGACACTCAAGGGACAAACAATGGACAGATTACACCAACTGTCCTGGTCAGAAATGCAGCTGAGGCACAGGCCAGCAAGACAG AGGAGACCCAGAGGCGAGCACACGCTCTGGAGGACATGCAGAGGCGTCTGGAGGAGGAGCATGTCTTTCAGATGTCTCTGCTCTTGGCTGAGCAGGAGAAAGAGCAACAGCGCCTTCGTCTG gagctggaggagacagagagtAGACTGGGGGAGCATGGGGGTGTGCGGCTTTTGAGTGGGGATGTTTGTGGGTGGAACTGTAGGTCTGTGAGTGACAGCCGTCCTGTTGGGAGCCCTTCCTGCCCGGGACTAAgccctgcccacacacacacatctgagcGATCACCTGGACACAGTAAAG GTTTTCCCAGTCCTGAATGTTCCGTTGTAGCCTCTCCCTCCGTCCAGCCTCCCGTCTATCTGTGGGGGCCCACATGGGCAGTTAGCAAACCTCGAGCAAGGCTAAGTCTG GTTCTCCAGACATCAGAGCAACAGAGAGCGTTCTGTCGTATCAACGCAATCATTCGCGGCTTTCTCACTCGCAGTCTACTCAAAACAGAGAAGGTCAGACACCTGCGCCAGACTATCCTG GATACACAGGAATTCATCCGTACATTTCAGACTGAAGCTCCACAGAAGAGAGGCCTCTGCTCAGCACAAGATCGCTCCCTGCAGGGCAGAGTTAGAgcccag TTACGTGCGGCCCTTTATGACATCCACGACATCTTCTTTGAAATGCCTCTGGGGGATCGATTATCATTACTGCAGCAGGACAGGGAGCTCCGAGCAGAGAGGAAGCTGCGAGAAATG GAAAAAGCCAAGTGCCCCAAGGAGAGAGTTGTTCTGTCTGTCGCCACACAAAGGTCTATGGACAGGAAAAAGAG GGTTGGTCAATCCCCAGCACAGGCTAGGAAGATGCAGCAGAAGCCAAAGAGCCCAACTACCAACAG agTCCCGAAGCCAAGCCAAGGCCAACATTCTCCTGTTCCAGGCCAGCTGAACCGCCAGGG GAGCTGGTACAGAAAGACCCCAGAGGAGAGAGTGAGGCGCTCAGACAGCCTGAAGAAGCAGCACTCCCTGGGTTAA